One genomic region from Candidatus Sulfotelmatobacter sp. encodes:
- a CDS encoding carbohydrate binding domain-containing protein: protein MFSHRPLLAAAILAATLVASGQARAQNYPRLALYGSIYGDGYPLLDSTGTAVPGVLDQIARYDLVTLEASPITPYRPDLPAALRARHPGIQLLAYVHGHYCYYSLQSDSLVHYPTRYWRTVRDLNGFLYNQYGELYGSRTTQFADVNIAKRDGTGRYVVAEALAQLFHDAIISTGMWDGLFIDTYCDNIEWMQSAGEQIDYARAGYPSLSSFSAGWRAGTDTLAARLRQLCGPSVILAGNCAAGTKYAWFNGWMRENFPFQNGGTWFTNMYNDPGGYLIDETRWVTPRHNFIFTATNGTGVPYIADNTRRVRFGLGSASLGSGFHVFGPAARQSRPDQYMAWWYDEYAVDLNSGAATGQLSNTGWLGQALGPCYQMVWVGPGPDAVANSDFESGVTSGWRLSTSVGSTVSADTTSAPEGSVSAHITVPVANPAVPWATSFATTGTIPLIVNSQYAATFWAKAAFPRTLRVITGPPTGGGEYAYQIINLDTQWRRYQVILVSDASGAGLLSFHLAGETGDVWLDDVHFKAGTSSVYRRDFQNGTVLVNPGSTGQNVQLEAAYRRINGTADPTVNNGLNSSTQWVPANDALFLIGVDRIPPAQVNDLHPVPPGTASVRGQKPRNDR, encoded by the coding sequence GTGTTCAGCCACCGCCCCCTCCTCGCGGCCGCCATCCTCGCGGCCACTCTCGTCGCTTCGGGCCAGGCGCGCGCGCAGAATTACCCGCGGCTCGCGCTCTACGGCTCGATATACGGCGATGGCTATCCGCTGCTCGATTCGACCGGCACGGCGGTGCCGGGCGTGCTGGATCAGATCGCGCGCTACGATCTGGTGACCCTCGAGGCCAGCCCGATTACACCCTACCGGCCGGATCTCCCGGCGGCGCTGCGCGCGCGGCATCCCGGCATCCAGCTGCTGGCCTACGTGCACGGCCACTATTGCTACTACTCGCTTCAGTCCGACTCGCTCGTTCATTACCCGACGCGCTACTGGCGCACGGTGCGCGATCTCAACGGCTTCCTCTACAACCAGTACGGCGAACTCTACGGCTCCCGGACCACTCAGTTTGCGGACGTGAACATCGCCAAGCGCGACGGTACGGGGCGCTACGTGGTGGCGGAAGCGCTGGCGCAGCTCTTCCACGACGCGATCATCAGCACCGGGATGTGGGACGGTCTCTTCATCGACACCTATTGCGACAACATCGAGTGGATGCAGAGCGCCGGGGAACAGATCGACTACGCGCGCGCCGGCTATCCGAGCCTGAGCAGCTTCTCGGCCGGCTGGAGAGCCGGAACCGACACGCTGGCGGCGCGGCTGCGCCAGCTGTGCGGGCCGAGCGTGATCCTGGCGGGCAATTGCGCGGCCGGGACCAAGTATGCCTGGTTCAACGGCTGGATGCGCGAGAACTTTCCGTTCCAGAACGGCGGCACCTGGTTCACCAACATGTACAACGATCCCGGCGGCTATCTGATCGACGAGACGCGCTGGGTCACGCCGAGACACAACTTCATCTTCACTGCGACCAACGGCACCGGCGTCCCCTACATCGCCGACAACACGCGGCGCGTACGATTCGGCCTGGGCAGCGCGTCGCTCGGCAGCGGCTTTCACGTGTTCGGCCCGGCCGCGCGCCAATCGCGGCCCGACCAATACATGGCGTGGTGGTACGACGAGTACGCGGTCGACCTCAACTCGGGCGCGGCCACCGGTCAGCTCTCCAACACCGGCTGGCTCGGCCAGGCGCTCGGCCCGTGCTATCAGATGGTGTGGGTGGGTCCGGGGCCCGACGCGGTGGCCAACAGCGACTTCGAAAGCGGCGTCACGTCGGGCTGGCGCCTCTCCACCTCGGTCGGCTCCACCGTGAGCGCCGACACGACCAGCGCTCCGGAGGGTTCGGTCTCGGCGCACATCACCGTGCCGGTTGCCAATCCGGCGGTGCCCTGGGCGACGAGCTTCGCGACCACCGGGACGATTCCGCTGATCGTCAATTCGCAATACGCCGCGACCTTCTGGGCGAAGGCGGCCTTTCCGCGCACGCTGCGCGTCATCACCGGCCCGCCGACTGGAGGCGGCGAGTACGCCTACCAGATCATCAACCTCGACACGCAGTGGCGCCGCTATCAGGTGATCCTGGTCTCCGACGCGTCGGGGGCTGGCCTGCTGAGCTTCCATCTGGCCGGCGAGACCGGCGACGTGTGGCTCGACGACGTGCATTTCAAGGCCGGCACCAGCAGCGTGTATCGAAGGGACTTCCAGAACGGCACCGTGCTGGTGAATCCGGGCTCGACCGGTCAGAACGTTCAGCTCGAGGCGGCCTACCGTCGCATCAACGGCACGGCGGATCCCACCGTGAACAACGGGCTCAATTCCTCGACTCAATGGGTTCCCGCCAACGACGCGTTGTTTCTGATCGGGGTGGATCGCATTCCCCCGGCGCAGGTGAACGACCTGCACCCGGTGCCGCCCGGAACCGCGTCGGTGCGCGGGCAGAAGCCGCGCAACGACAGGTAG
- a CDS encoding COX15/CtaA family protein: MSSARAFAVTSRLALLTALLMFGLIVIGSVVRTTGSGLACPDWPLCQGRLIPPLQFNVLIEWSHRCVALLVSVLLFATCGWALARREVRARLGGLAALAVVLLLAQVLLGALTVWKLLSPLVVSGHLAVALLLFSTLLALALAAQSRIVEAAPAGLSDRPPGLLALFATATVMTYGQALLGGLVSTQNAGLACPDWPTCNGQWLPPLEGAVGLQMMHRFGAYALAAVMVLLAIRARRAPDPVIRAGAPVVLGLVFAQMILGVSNVLLGLPVWISAMHLADAAAILGLMVMLTFRVASMPARASRAVPA; encoded by the coding sequence ATGTCGTCCGCGCGCGCGTTCGCCGTAACCTCGCGGCTCGCGCTCCTCACCGCCCTCCTGATGTTCGGGCTCATCGTGATCGGCTCGGTGGTGCGCACCACCGGCTCCGGCCTCGCCTGCCCCGACTGGCCGCTCTGTCAGGGCCGCCTGATCCCGCCCCTCCAGTTCAACGTGCTGATCGAGTGGAGCCACCGCTGCGTCGCGCTGCTGGTGAGCGTGTTGCTGTTCGCCACCTGCGGCTGGGCGCTGGCGCGGCGCGAGGTACGTGCTCGGCTGGGCGGGCTCGCGGCGCTGGCGGTCGTGCTGTTGTTGGCTCAGGTGCTGCTGGGCGCGCTCACGGTGTGGAAGCTGCTGAGCCCGCTCGTGGTGAGCGGGCATCTGGCGGTCGCGCTGCTGTTGTTCTCGACGCTGCTCGCGCTCGCCCTGGCGGCGCAGTCGCGCATCGTCGAGGCCGCGCCCGCGGGTCTCAGTGATCGCCCGCCGGGACTCCTGGCGCTGTTCGCCACCGCTACCGTGATGACCTACGGCCAGGCGCTGCTCGGCGGCCTGGTGAGCACTCAGAACGCCGGGCTCGCCTGCCCGGACTGGCCGACCTGCAACGGCCAATGGCTGCCGCCGCTCGAGGGAGCGGTGGGGCTGCAGATGATGCATCGCTTCGGCGCCTACGCGCTCGCCGCGGTAATGGTGCTGCTGGCGATCCGTGCTCGCCGGGCGCCCGATCCGGTGATCCGGGCCGGCGCTCCAGTGGTGCTCGGGCTGGTATTCGCGCAGATGATCCTGGGAGTCAGCAACGTGCTGCTCGGACTGCCGGTCTGGATTTCCGCGATGCACCTCGCCGACGCCGCGGCGATCCTCGGCCTCATGGTGATGCTCACCTTCCGCGTGGCGTCGATGCCGGCACGCGCGTCTCGAGCCGTGCCCGCGTGA
- a CDS encoding heme o synthase, which produces MTTFALAPASARRVAAAWLELTKPRIVLLVVLTGVPALLLAGGGFPKPGVFWGTLIGTMLAAASAASFNMYFDRDVDALMKRTATRPLPAGLLPPSAALGLGFVLAGFSWVTLLTTTNVGAALIALGSILYYAVFYTVWLKRRTPQNIVIGGGAGASAPLIAWMAVTGTITLPAVVLSAIVFLWTPPHFWALSLYRREDYERAGIPMLPVTHGETETRRQILIYTLVLVPVTLALQPLGLASAFYTAPATLLGLAFIALAIRLARTHEAKHAMQLFLFSILYLFALYLLLAADALMAALRH; this is translated from the coding sequence GTGACGACCTTCGCCCTGGCGCCGGCCAGCGCGCGGCGAGTGGCGGCCGCCTGGCTCGAGCTCACCAAGCCGCGCATCGTGCTGCTGGTGGTGCTGACCGGCGTTCCCGCGCTGCTGCTCGCGGGCGGCGGCTTCCCGAAGCCGGGCGTGTTCTGGGGCACGCTGATTGGCACCATGCTCGCGGCGGCGTCGGCGGCCAGCTTCAACATGTACTTCGACCGCGACGTGGACGCGCTCATGAAGCGCACCGCGACGCGGCCGCTGCCGGCGGGCCTGCTGCCGCCCTCGGCGGCGCTCGGGCTCGGCTTCGTGCTGGCGGGCTTCTCGTGGGTGACGCTGCTGACGACCACCAACGTCGGCGCCGCGCTGATCGCGCTCGGTTCTATTCTTTACTACGCGGTGTTCTACACGGTCTGGCTCAAGCGACGCACGCCTCAGAACATCGTCATCGGCGGCGGCGCAGGCGCCTCGGCGCCGCTGATCGCGTGGATGGCGGTGACCGGCACAATCACGCTGCCGGCGGTGGTGCTCTCGGCGATCGTATTCCTGTGGACCCCGCCGCATTTCTGGGCGCTGTCGCTCTACCGGCGAGAGGACTACGAGCGCGCCGGCATTCCCATGCTGCCGGTGACGCACGGCGAGACGGAGACGCGCCGCCAGATCCTGATCTACACGCTGGTGCTGGTGCCGGTGACGCTCGCGCTGCAGCCGCTCGGACTGGCGAGCGCGTTCTACACCGCGCCGGCGACGTTGCTCGGTCTGGCGTTCATCGCGCTCGCGATCCGGCTCGCTCGCACGCACGAGGCGAAGCACGCGATGCAGCTATTTCTTTTCTCAATTCTCTACTTATTCGCTCTCTACCTACTTCTTGCGGCCGACGCGCTGATGGCCGCCCTGCGCCACTGA